From a region of the Paenibacillus lutimineralis genome:
- a CDS encoding dihydroorotate dehydrogenase electron transfer subunit, which yields MTEVISNEEVAPGVFRLAVAGQFDGKMGQFYMIRAWDNYPLLSRPLSIFDITPGRIEFLYLVVGEGTTAFSKLKQGDQVKLDGPFGNGFEAPEGKTAFIGGGIGIAPFYYALRQVPSADVYLGFSREPYMVEEFRAASAGQTHVNVGGVILDDLDFEDYDTIIACGPHPMLHAVQRKQQASSGRAKVYVSLENRMACGVGACLVCSVKCKDKRKKACTDGPVFPAEEVVFE from the coding sequence TTGACGGAAGTCATATCCAATGAGGAAGTAGCACCAGGAGTTTTTCGTCTGGCCGTTGCTGGTCAATTCGACGGTAAGATGGGCCAGTTTTACATGATTCGCGCATGGGACAATTATCCGCTGCTGTCCAGGCCGCTGAGTATTTTCGATATTACGCCTGGACGGATTGAATTTCTTTATCTCGTCGTCGGTGAGGGAACGACCGCATTCTCAAAATTGAAGCAAGGAGATCAGGTGAAGCTGGATGGTCCGTTCGGGAATGGATTTGAAGCTCCGGAAGGCAAGACGGCATTTATTGGCGGGGGAATCGGGATTGCCCCGTTTTATTATGCCCTGCGCCAGGTTCCGAGTGCCGATGTGTATCTCGGCTTCAGTCGCGAGCCTTATATGGTGGAAGAATTCCGCGCAGCGTCGGCTGGACAGACACATGTCAATGTGGGCGGTGTGATTCTCGATGATCTCGATTTTGAAGATTATGATACGATCATTGCCTGCGGACCGCATCCGATGCTGCACGCTGTGCAGCGCAAGCAACAAGCATCATCCGGACGCGCTAAAGTATATGTATCGCTTGAGAACCGGATGGCTTGCGGAGTTGGAGCCTGTCTGGTATGCAGTGTGAAATGTAAAGAC